The proteins below come from a single Planctomycetia bacterium genomic window:
- a CDS encoding carboxymuconolactone decarboxylase family protein yields MRVSVTEEQIQAAFETVKDDPCFAESVAAMRAGRRPGEMLQAMSLRPALLAGFRELSYGLYPGGLVERDLKELVILESSRANACQFCTGVHIVIARALGIGDDPLRLLDESQRQTERQRLALEYTRAAMVNSNRVSDELFSRLKRAFSDAEIVEITFLIGNINCLNLFNNCLRVTYNGEYEP; encoded by the coding sequence ATGCGTGTAAGCGTGACAGAAGAGCAGATTCAGGCAGCATTCGAGACGGTCAAGGACGATCCGTGCTTTGCCGAAAGCGTCGCGGCGATGCGTGCCGGAAGGCGACCGGGCGAGATGTTGCAGGCCATGTCCCTCAGGCCGGCGCTGCTCGCTGGCTTCAGGGAACTGAGCTACGGGCTTTACCCCGGCGGCCTTGTCGAGCGCGACCTCAAGGAACTCGTCATTCTTGAGTCATCGCGCGCCAACGCGTGCCAGTTCTGTACAGGCGTCCACATTGTGATCGCCCGCGCGTTGGGTATCGGCGACGATCCGCTTCGGCTGCTCGATGAGTCACAACGGCAGACGGAGCGCCAGCGATTGGCGCTTGAGTACACCAGGGCGGCCATGGTCAACTCAAACCGGGTGAGTGACGAGCTCTTCTCTCGTCTGAAACGTGCCTTCTCCGACGCTGAGATCGTGGAGATCACGTTTCTCATCGGGAACATCAACTGCCTTAACCTCTTTAACAACTGCTTGCGCGTGACTTACAACGGTGAGTACGAACCGTAG